A region from the Solibacillus sp. FSL H8-0523 genome encodes:
- the csaB gene encoding polysaccharide pyruvyl transferase CsaB has translation MHIVLSGYFGFDNVGDEAILLSMITSLRKLQPEVELTVLSNNPAHTSSTYGVKAINRWKLKEISSILKRADGLISGGGSLLQDQTGMKTIPYYCAIMYLAKYHKKPVFVYAQGMGPINHSISQMITRKTLNKVDQITLRDEASRQLLVDIGVKKPMSIVPDPVIGLNPTDFRSSWLDYQAFEAGFVAVSVRDWPSEVDFKQKIADSLSRLAQAGHQIVFIPMHDEHDEKASFQMAQMVPEKTLVAPGNLTIEEKIAIIGQADLLIGMRLHSLIFAAIQTTPFIAISYDPKIDAFAAIANQPNIGHVERDDWDGKQLFEQAQTMLQARESIEAALRDQITVLHEQAQHTAQLALDLFNGK, from the coding sequence ATGCATATCGTTCTTTCAGGTTATTTTGGCTTTGACAACGTAGGCGATGAAGCGATTTTACTTTCAATGATTACGTCATTACGCAAGCTACAGCCCGAAGTTGAACTAACCGTGCTTTCGAATAATCCAGCACATACGTCTTCAACTTACGGTGTAAAGGCCATAAATCGTTGGAAGCTAAAAGAAATTTCTAGCATACTGAAACGCGCAGATGGCTTAATTAGTGGTGGGGGTAGTTTACTACAAGACCAAACTGGTATGAAAACGATCCCGTACTATTGTGCAATTATGTATCTGGCAAAGTACCATAAAAAGCCGGTGTTCGTTTATGCACAAGGTATGGGACCAATCAATCATTCAATTAGCCAAATGATTACACGAAAAACGTTAAATAAAGTGGACCAAATTACGCTACGTGATGAGGCATCTCGACAGTTACTTGTCGATATCGGCGTGAAAAAGCCGATGTCGATTGTACCTGATCCAGTAATCGGCTTAAATCCAACTGATTTTCGTAGTAGTTGGCTGGACTATCAAGCATTTGAAGCAGGCTTCGTCGCAGTAAGTGTGCGCGACTGGCCTTCTGAAGTTGATTTCAAGCAAAAAATTGCGGATAGCTTATCGCGACTGGCACAAGCTGGTCATCAAATTGTGTTCATCCCCATGCATGATGAGCACGATGAAAAAGCTTCGTTCCAAATGGCACAAATGGTACCAGAAAAAACATTAGTGGCTCCTGGTAATTTAACGATTGAAGAAAAAATTGCGATTATTGGTCAGGCTGACTTACTAATTGGTATGCGCCTGCATTCATTAATTTTTGCAGCGATTCAAACGACACCGTTCATCGCCATTTCGTACGATCCAAAAATCGATGCCTTTGCAGCAATTGCCAATCAGCCAAACATCGGTCATGTTGAACGCGATGATTGGGATGGGAAACAACTGTTTGAACAAGCACAAACGATGTTACAAGCGCGTGAATCGATTGAAGCCGCGCTCCGTGACCAAATTACAGTGCTTCACGAACAGGCTCAGCATACTGCGCAATTAGCATTGGATCTATTTAACGGTAAATAA
- a CDS encoding transposase, which yields MGRKKRLWHPQYFDHVVMRGNNRQVIFAEQQDFAEFFRALHYTYDKYPFELLAYCLMNNHYHLLILSKTPLSKTMMLLNRRYSDYYKKKYRYSGHLYENRYYSDMVLSAQGILEVSRYIHQNPIRTKTPLVNELEHYPYSSFQYYVAPKKAPVYLNPFALVQYFPLESERTLENYITYCSIIEKTVVHEMPL from the coding sequence ATGGGTAGAAAAAAACGGCTGTGGCACCCACAGTACTTTGATCATGTTGTGATGCGAGGTAATAACCGACAAGTGATTTTTGCTGAACAGCAGGACTTTGCTGAATTTTTCCGTGCGCTTCACTACACTTACGACAAATATCCATTCGAACTCCTTGCCTATTGCCTTATGAATAATCACTATCATCTTTTAATCCTCAGCAAAACTCCACTCAGTAAAACAATGATGCTTCTTAATCGCCGCTATAGTGATTACTACAAAAAGAAATACCGCTATTCAGGTCATCTATACGAAAATCGCTATTATTCCGATATGGTGTTAAGTGCGCAGGGGATTCTTGAAGTGAGCCGTTACATCCACCAAAATCCAATCCGTACAAAAACCCCACTAGTAAACGAACTCGAGCATTACCCATACTCAAGCTTTCAATATTATGTGGCGCCTAAAAAAGCTCCCGTCTATTTAAATCCCTTTGCACTCGTACAATATTTTCCACTTGAATCAGAGCGCACATTAGAAAATTATATTACCTATTGCAGCATCATAGAAAAAACAGTCGTACACGAAATGCCATTGTAA
- a CDS encoding WecB/TagA/CpsF family glycosyltransferase codes for MKHVNVMDVPFLHIDQQHFIELLTTRAEQKEKTFVITANPEIVMRSTEDATLKQYIKEATYICADGIGVVKAASILGKDLPGRVTGYDTMIGLLENGQQKRFKIYLLGAAKETIEKTVANIHRDYPNVEIVGYHDGFFDWNNNTIAEEAAALEPDFIFVALGVPRQEKWIFENKDKFSHGVFMGIGGSFDVIAGTVQRAPEIWQKLNVEWLYRLAKQPSRWKRMLVLPQFALKVFGMKLKGQGNKK; via the coding sequence ATGAAACATGTAAACGTTATGGATGTTCCTTTTTTACATATAGATCAGCAGCACTTTATTGAGTTATTGACTACGCGCGCTGAGCAAAAGGAAAAGACATTTGTAATAACAGCGAATCCTGAAATCGTTATGCGTTCTACGGAGGATGCCACACTTAAACAGTATATTAAGGAAGCAACGTATATATGCGCAGATGGTATTGGGGTTGTAAAAGCTGCTTCCATTTTAGGTAAAGATTTACCAGGCCGCGTAACAGGCTATGACACAATGATCGGGTTATTAGAAAACGGCCAGCAAAAACGCTTTAAAATCTATTTACTAGGCGCTGCGAAAGAAACCATCGAAAAAACCGTAGCAAACATTCACCGTGATTATCCAAATGTTGAGATCGTTGGCTATCATGATGGGTTCTTTGATTGGAACAATAATACGATTGCCGAAGAGGCAGCCGCGCTTGAGCCGGACTTCATCTTCGTTGCGCTTGGTGTACCACGCCAGGAAAAATGGATTTTCGAAAACAAGGACAAGTTTTCACATGGTGTCTTTATGGGCATTGGGGGTTCGTTTGACGTGATTGCTGGTACCGTACAGCGCGCACCGGAAATTTGGCAAAAGCTAAATGTGGAATGGCTTTACCGTTTAGCAAAGCAGCCTAGCCGCTGGAAACGCATGCTGGTGCTACCGCAATTCGCCTTAAAAGTATTCGGTATGAAATTAAAAGGCCAAGGTAACAAAAAATGA
- a CDS encoding DUF5693 family protein: MSQSTLVKSTLILTIATLLSKILGSIFRVPLQNIAGDEVLGIFSLVYPVYMVALYLSVAGIPLAISKLIAEANTRNESGQVKKIYLTASILAICFGIFSFTIIFSFSHVLADMLGGPSTRFALIIVALTLLVAPYMAVYRGFFQGYDDMRPTAVSQVLEQLIRAVLIIVAAYVLVKMELSTEIVAGGVMIGSVLGALASLIYLRLKYQRSSLKVQSGENYTSRDFSTWSGTILKISIPIAIGSVTMALFNFVDSFTVTYSLKQLGVTAQQEINYLYGLYGRGVTLVQITTVFASSIILPLVPLITKKLAQKDVDGTRSVIEQTYRMTHLITWPAAMGLLALTLPLNLALYTNVEGSSMLAIINASAVFTSLTLVSTGILQGMNFAKFAAYLIIAGVGLKIVLNIILIQQFGLDGAAWSTLIVYAVVFILNTIFILRKIRFSAWNATTLKIVVSSIVMAVVVGLPTLWLDVENWGRLLALGYVFLGIAVGAVVYFALLWVLRAIHPDDLKRIPVIGKKIKVTQQPKQSERSNNTSMKNKRTWLWAVITILLLAGSIGLINRWNVEQTNHNYEVIIPYEEVLTLSIESEYSVDEILTQLKDAGLTTVSLSPLSLRDLKSQNIISYFEESELASTLRFTPYREDVDVTKRGYYISIPENEAYQQLITETIDVEEVVVGEEPFYFLPKSDEFYELTTPIGYDTVALETIEKHDFMHVFRVTNAETEEVNGKIVTQLVDMKTENTAGLLGMGMESLGFGQTAQPKFINKLEEAGYFFYFIEGSGLKGEQTIARQTNYNIVRLHSMDINREFTLTKQKMVERTVRAVKERNIKAIFYHVKTTGDVEENLELATTYLNEIQTAVPSSFDLGQSKTFEKISVPSWSTALIFLAGILFTYMMFSWLRCHWLRIVATGGMALLAAAYFLLDRLVFIQTFALLIAVLTPIYAVMSTATGSRNLGKIFVQYAKAVGISVLGIAIVVGLLNGNHFITGIEVFRGVKLVYIVPIAGVILLVIMQIYKIFENGYKHSLTRSVKLVNTEVRYWHLIVVVVIAAVGVFYITRTGNGGTASALELSIRQWLEDVLYARPRTKEVLIGFPMFVLALYVMGINKKIGSILLIPAVIGFLSIMNTFTHLHITLDVSLLRTFYSIVFGFVVGVVFIGIYNVLAKLVKKAIARWS; this comes from the coding sequence ATGAGTCAGTCCACATTAGTGAAAAGCACGCTCATTTTAACGATTGCCACCCTGCTTTCTAAAATCTTAGGTAGTATTTTCCGTGTGCCGCTTCAAAATATTGCGGGCGATGAAGTACTTGGGATTTTCAGTCTCGTCTACCCTGTTTATATGGTAGCGCTCTATTTATCGGTTGCTGGTATTCCACTAGCGATATCCAAGCTAATTGCTGAAGCAAATACCCGCAACGAATCGGGTCAGGTAAAGAAGATTTACCTAACTGCCAGTATCCTTGCAATTTGCTTTGGGATTTTTAGCTTTACGATTATCTTTAGCTTCTCGCACGTACTCGCAGACATGCTCGGTGGACCGTCGACACGCTTTGCCCTCATTATCGTAGCACTAACATTACTTGTTGCTCCGTATATGGCGGTATATCGCGGGTTCTTCCAGGGCTACGATGACATGCGCCCTACTGCTGTGTCGCAAGTACTCGAGCAACTAATCCGCGCTGTCTTGATTATTGTGGCAGCCTATGTACTTGTAAAAATGGAGTTATCAACAGAAATCGTAGCCGGTGGGGTCATGATTGGCTCGGTTTTAGGGGCACTTGCTTCATTAATATACTTACGTTTAAAATATCAGCGCTCTTCGTTGAAGGTACAATCAGGCGAAAACTATACGTCTCGTGACTTCTCAACATGGAGTGGCACGATTTTAAAAATATCCATTCCGATTGCGATTGGTTCGGTTACGATGGCATTATTCAACTTTGTTGATTCGTTCACTGTAACGTATTCATTAAAGCAACTCGGAGTGACAGCGCAACAAGAAATTAACTACTTATACGGCTTGTATGGTCGCGGGGTAACGCTCGTGCAAATTACTACGGTATTTGCCTCATCGATTATCTTGCCACTTGTCCCATTAATTACGAAAAAGCTCGCACAAAAGGACGTCGATGGGACACGCTCTGTTATTGAGCAAACATACCGTATGACACATTTAATTACGTGGCCAGCTGCAATGGGGCTACTTGCATTAACACTGCCATTAAACCTAGCGCTGTACACAAACGTTGAAGGAAGCTCCATGCTTGCGATTATTAATGCAAGTGCGGTGTTTACATCGTTAACACTTGTCAGCACAGGAATTTTGCAGGGCATGAATTTTGCCAAATTTGCGGCCTATCTCATCATTGCAGGTGTTGGCTTAAAAATTGTGTTAAACATTATCCTGATCCAGCAGTTCGGTCTGGACGGTGCTGCCTGGTCGACATTAATTGTTTATGCCGTTGTCTTTATCCTAAACACAATATTTATTTTACGTAAAATCCGCTTCTCTGCATGGAATGCAACCACATTAAAAATAGTAGTTTCTTCTATTGTAATGGCGGTTGTTGTCGGATTGCCTACATTGTGGTTAGATGTGGAAAATTGGGGGCGTTTACTTGCGCTAGGCTATGTATTCCTTGGTATCGCAGTTGGTGCAGTCGTGTACTTTGCCTTACTATGGGTTTTACGCGCCATTCACCCGGATGATTTAAAACGGATTCCTGTCATCGGGAAAAAAATAAAGGTTACACAACAACCGAAACAAAGCGAAAGGAGCAACAACACTTCTATGAAAAATAAACGTACATGGCTTTGGGCCGTCATCACAATACTACTACTGGCTGGCTCCATTGGCTTAATTAACCGTTGGAACGTTGAACAAACGAATCACAACTACGAAGTCATTATTCCGTATGAGGAAGTTTTAACCTTATCGATTGAAAGCGAATACTCGGTCGATGAAATTTTAACTCAGCTAAAGGATGCCGGCTTAACGACTGTTAGCTTAAGCCCTTTAAGCCTACGCGATTTAAAATCACAAAACATTATCTCTTATTTTGAGGAAAGCGAGTTAGCCTCAACGTTACGCTTCACGCCTTATCGTGAAGACGTCGATGTAACAAAACGTGGCTACTACATTTCTATTCCAGAAAACGAAGCCTATCAACAACTAATTACAGAAACAATCGATGTTGAAGAAGTCGTGGTTGGCGAAGAGCCATTTTACTTCTTACCAAAATCAGATGAGTTTTATGAGCTAACAACACCGATTGGCTACGACACAGTAGCTCTTGAAACAATCGAAAAACATGATTTCATGCATGTCTTCCGCGTAACAAATGCCGAAACAGAAGAAGTAAACGGCAAAATCGTCACACAATTAGTGGATATGAAAACTGAGAATACTGCTGGTTTACTAGGTATGGGTATGGAATCGCTTGGTTTTGGCCAAACTGCTCAGCCAAAATTCATCAACAAGTTAGAAGAAGCCGGCTATTTCTTCTATTTCATTGAAGGTAGCGGGTTAAAAGGTGAGCAAACCATTGCCCGTCAAACAAATTACAATATCGTGCGTCTTCATAGTATGGACATTAACCGTGAATTTACACTAACGAAGCAAAAAATGGTGGAACGTACAGTTCGTGCGGTGAAAGAGCGTAACATTAAAGCGATTTTCTACCATGTAAAAACTACAGGTGATGTTGAAGAAAATCTAGAATTAGCAACAACCTATTTAAATGAAATTCAAACAGCTGTTCCTTCATCATTTGACTTAGGTCAGTCTAAAACATTTGAGAAAATCAGTGTACCTTCTTGGTCAACGGCACTTATTTTCCTTGCAGGTATTTTATTTACTTACATGATGTTTAGCTGGTTACGCTGTCATTGGCTACGTATTGTTGCGACAGGTGGTATGGCCTTACTAGCTGCGGCCTATTTCTTATTAGACCGTCTTGTATTTATTCAAACGTTTGCGTTACTAATCGCTGTCTTAACACCGATTTATGCGGTCATGTCGACAGCAACAGGTTCACGTAATCTCGGAAAAATCTTTGTTCAATATGCAAAAGCAGTCGGCATTAGTGTGCTTGGTATTGCCATTGTTGTTGGTTTACTAAACGGAAACCACTTCATTACAGGTATCGAAGTGTTCCGCGGTGTTAAACTTGTATATATTGTGCCAATTGCCGGTGTCATTTTACTTGTCATCATGCAAATTTATAAAATTTTCGAAAATGGCTATAAGCATTCGCTAACTCGTAGCGTGAAGCTTGTAAATACAGAAGTGCGCTACTGGCATTTAATCGTTGTTGTTGTGATCGCTGCTGTCGGTGTGTTCTACATTACGCGTACTGGTAATGGCGGTACAGCGAGCGCCTTAGAGCTATCGATTCGTCAGTGGCTTGAGGATGTATTATATGCGCGTCCACGTACGAAGGAAGTTTTAATTGGTTTCCCGATGTTCGTATTAGCCCTTTATGTCATGGGTATTAACAAAAAAATCGGTAGCATTTTACTCATTCCAGCGGTTATTGGATTCCTATCGATTATGAATACCTTTACACACTTACACATTACATTAGACGTATCGTTACTTCGTACATTCTATAGTATCGTTTTCGGCTTCGTTGTTGGTGTCGTATTTATTGGGATTTATAACGTGCTAGCGAAATTAGTGAAAAAAGCAATCGCGAGGTGGTCGTAA
- a CDS encoding YifB family Mg chelatase-like AAA ATPase — protein sequence MICSVGLEGMRGYIVNVEADVRLDKEQCVIVGLPDASMKESKERILSNLHLLDLDLTLKKITIHLSPSDKRKIGVGYDCAMLLAVLNKMLENPLPINEQTCVLGSLSLQGEIVAFHGLMPSLQQALQLGFKRIFIPPIDTSFLQLNDDIEIVALKNVEQMFDYLNGQLSLAMTRLTVVKELIPESNFDMTTDFNSIIGHETAKRALEIAAAGGHHVLLSGPPGCGKSMLADAFHTIFPDIIHEQMLEVYSIYHLAKEDASFSQRPSYRAPHHSSSATSLIGGGTYPKPGEISLAHRGVLFLDELGEFPRKALDMLRQPLERGEVTISRVRQTVTYPAAFTLIAATNPCPCGYFGSNERYCTCSPQQVKAYQQKVSGPLLDRINFFLQLKSVGMRSGISGESSVVIRQRTAQAREMQQNRYGPHFLNGNAPSHLLVEACALTSVQKQYVHEVCYANKWSNRTQLKILRIARTIADLQQQEELQEAHLEEAVSWKQDALVEGSVHG from the coding sequence ATGATTTGTAGTGTTGGGTTAGAAGGGATGCGTGGTTATATCGTGAATGTTGAGGCGGATGTGCGCCTAGATAAGGAACAGTGTGTCATTGTAGGGCTGCCGGATGCTTCGATGAAGGAGTCAAAGGAGCGGATTTTGAGTAATTTGCACTTGCTTGATCTTGATTTAACCTTAAAAAAGATTACGATTCACTTATCGCCTTCGGATAAACGAAAAATCGGCGTCGGCTATGATTGTGCGATGCTGCTTGCGGTGCTTAATAAAATGCTTGAAAACCCACTACCCATCAACGAACAAACCTGTGTGCTTGGTTCTTTATCGCTTCAGGGAGAAATCGTTGCTTTTCACGGACTGATGCCGTCACTTCAACAAGCGCTCCAGCTTGGCTTTAAGCGAATTTTCATTCCCCCAATTGACACGAGCTTTCTTCAATTAAATGATGATATCGAAATCGTTGCGCTGAAAAATGTCGAGCAAATGTTCGATTATTTGAACGGCCAGCTCTCCCTTGCAATGACTAGGTTGACAGTTGTAAAAGAACTAATTCCAGAGTCGAACTTTGACATGACGACAGATTTTAATAGTATCATTGGTCACGAAACCGCAAAGCGGGCGTTAGAAATTGCGGCAGCAGGTGGGCATCATGTGCTGCTTAGTGGTCCGCCAGGCTGTGGCAAAAGTATGCTGGCCGATGCCTTTCATACGATTTTTCCTGATATTATACATGAGCAAATGTTGGAAGTATACAGTATTTATCATTTAGCGAAGGAAGATGCGAGTTTTTCGCAGCGACCGAGCTACCGCGCGCCGCATCATTCGTCCTCGGCTACATCACTAATTGGAGGAGGGACATATCCAAAGCCAGGTGAAATCTCACTAGCACACCGCGGTGTACTATTTTTAGACGAGCTGGGTGAATTTCCAAGAAAGGCGCTTGATATGCTGCGCCAGCCGCTTGAAAGGGGTGAGGTGACGATTAGTCGTGTTCGTCAAACGGTAACTTATCCTGCTGCGTTCACACTCATTGCGGCAACGAATCCGTGTCCATGTGGCTACTTTGGCTCAAACGAACGCTATTGCACCTGCTCGCCGCAGCAAGTAAAGGCATATCAGCAAAAAGTGTCTGGTCCGTTACTTGATCGCATTAATTTTTTCTTACAGCTTAAAAGTGTCGGCATGAGATCAGGCATTTCAGGTGAAAGCTCTGTCGTGATTCGGCAACGTACAGCGCAGGCTCGTGAAATGCAGCAAAATCGCTATGGCCCCCATTTTTTGAACGGCAATGCCCCGTCTCATTTACTAGTAGAAGCCTGTGCGCTCACATCAGTTCAAAAGCAATATGTTCATGAAGTGTGCTATGCAAATAAGTGGAGCAACCGGACACAGCTAAAAATTTTACGCATCGCGCGCACCATTGCGGACTTACAACAGCAAGAGGAATTACAAGAAGCGCATTTAGAGGAGGCCGTTTCATGGAAGCAAGATGCGTTAGTGGAGGGGAGCGTCCATGGGTAG
- a CDS encoding S-layer homology domain-containing protein, with amino-acid sequence MAKTNKGRKLFATTATAALVASAIVPVASAAEVNDINSVASYAKDAVQDLVDRGVIEGDAKGNFNPRNSVTRAEAATIFAKALDLESTGSINFSDVKSGAWYYDAIAAAVNNGIFQGQSASNFNPSGNLTRSEAAIIYVNAFGLEGSDDLSSFKDASAVKAWAKEAIQIAVANGVLKGDDKGNLNPNANITKQDFAVMFARAEAAVVDPAADLKEALETLKTTSEKLAEKVTAENVAAAKTAVADAKEAITAVEEALKAAQEAKVVTEEEVKATEEAITAAKAALEKAEKAVAGYEESLTVAKVESVSATNLKQVVVTFNRAVDKSTASEVVNYAITGANSPEIAAASVSEDGKSVTLTLKDVFVNQNEYKLSVYNIKAGDKVLNEKDLVFKPLDNTVPTVAAVQALGNKTIRVLFSEPIKPAQTSQFLIDGKVVVGSIQTTGNAVIIKLSSALTDGEHTITAEGTQDFNNFKVVKADTKFNVVEDKTAPTVTSVVSASFEKVVLKFSEPVEQVFASNVYWLQGAAKKQASSVKQLADDTFEFTFVGDNKLVYTTDLFVTNVKDYSGNVIDKDTKVQVTPVIDQTRPEVISAGFVKNSSNKKVVIKFTKSLDLDSAKKVANYVIKDKDGKVQLISSSVDTSNDKEVTITLLNSLKDNTEYTLTVNGVSDNTTLKNVILPYTTTLSVSDVTPPTLSTVTRLNDKQLYVEFSEAMATSGDGSVVDSSKYTITDTSVSPNKTLTPASYNVTGDAKGVILTFNDNLPTAGNVSFKVQLVKDVAGNYIANLVAPGTVITNTATTVDKVTAVATDKVEVTFTKALQSLNQGDFSVEGHEIAYSELSANGKKATFTLKTKLPEDVKNSSGDELKLIVTGTPSSVDILGEKIGTIGAKDITDEISATVKAIAAADLSGTKIKITFNEAINIGTLSEVKSDFVVEDNLGNPLSITGVAVSGTDNDELVLTLSGAVIAATISAKDVRFVTDRATDANTIADIEARTVELNGDLLAPVISSPSYTAGAVGSKQADISITSDEAGTAYYLVVASGAAAPTASTVVAGGVSEAVVAGTAKTKTLTFAADATTYDVYVVVKDATNNLSAVTKVIVSTPAAL; translated from the coding sequence ATGGCAAAGACAAACAAAGGTCGTAAATTATTCGCGACAACTGCAACTGCTGCATTAGTAGCATCTGCTATCGTTCCTGTGGCTTCGGCTGCAGAAGTAAACGACATCAACTCGGTTGCATCATACGCTAAAGATGCGGTACAAGATTTAGTGGATCGCGGTGTTATCGAAGGTGATGCAAAAGGTAACTTCAATCCTAGAAATTCAGTAACACGTGCTGAAGCTGCAACAATCTTTGCAAAAGCTTTAGATCTAGAATCTACTGGTTCAATCAACTTCTCAGATGTTAAATCTGGTGCTTGGTACTATGATGCAATCGCTGCTGCAGTAAACAACGGAATTTTCCAAGGTCAAAGCGCTAGTAACTTCAACCCATCAGGTAACCTTACTCGCTCAGAAGCTGCAATCATTTATGTGAATGCATTTGGCTTAGAAGGTTCTGATGATTTATCATCATTCAAAGATGCTTCTGCTGTAAAAGCTTGGGCTAAAGAAGCAATCCAAATCGCAGTTGCTAATGGCGTTTTAAAAGGCGACGATAAAGGCAACTTAAATCCAAATGCTAACATCACTAAGCAAGACTTTGCTGTAATGTTTGCACGTGCTGAAGCTGCTGTAGTAGACCCAGCTGCTGACTTAAAAGAAGCATTAGAAACTCTTAAGACTACTTCAGAAAAATTAGCTGAAAAAGTAACTGCTGAAAACGTAGCTGCTGCAAAAACTGCAGTTGCTGACGCTAAAGAAGCAATCACTGCTGTAGAAGAAGCTTTAAAAGCTGCTCAAGAAGCAAAAGTTGTAACTGAAGAAGAAGTTAAAGCTACTGAAGAAGCAATCACTGCTGCAAAAGCTGCATTAGAAAAAGCAGAGAAAGCTGTAGCTGGTTATGAAGAATCATTAACAGTTGCTAAAGTTGAATCTGTAAGTGCGACTAACTTGAAACAAGTAGTTGTAACTTTCAACCGTGCTGTTGACAAATCAACTGCAAGTGAAGTGGTAAACTATGCAATTACTGGTGCTAATTCACCTGAAATCGCTGCTGCTTCAGTATCAGAAGATGGTAAATCAGTAACTTTAACTCTTAAAGATGTATTCGTAAACCAAAATGAATACAAATTATCTGTATACAATATTAAAGCTGGAGATAAAGTACTAAACGAAAAAGATTTAGTTTTCAAACCACTTGATAACACAGTTCCTACTGTTGCTGCTGTTCAAGCATTAGGTAACAAAACAATTCGTGTATTATTCAGTGAGCCAATTAAACCTGCACAAACTTCTCAATTTTTAATCGATGGTAAAGTAGTGGTAGGTTCTATCCAAACTACTGGTAATGCCGTAATTATTAAACTTTCTTCAGCACTTACAGATGGTGAACACACTATCACTGCAGAAGGTACTCAAGACTTTAATAATTTTAAAGTAGTTAAAGCTGATACAAAATTCAACGTTGTTGAAGATAAAACAGCACCAACTGTAACTTCAGTAGTAAGTGCTTCTTTCGAAAAAGTAGTTCTTAAATTCTCTGAACCAGTTGAGCAAGTATTTGCTTCTAATGTTTACTGGTTGCAAGGTGCAGCTAAGAAACAAGCTTCAAGTGTGAAACAATTAGCTGATGACACATTTGAATTCACATTTGTAGGTGATAACAAACTTGTTTATACTACGGACTTGTTCGTAACAAATGTAAAAGATTACTCAGGTAACGTAATTGATAAAGATACTAAAGTTCAAGTTACACCTGTAATTGATCAAACACGACCAGAAGTAATTAGTGCTGGTTTTGTTAAAAATTCAAGCAACAAAAAAGTTGTAATTAAATTCACTAAATCATTAGATTTAGATTCTGCTAAAAAAGTTGCTAACTATGTAATTAAAGATAAAGATGGTAAAGTTCAATTAATCTCTAGTTCAGTAGATACTTCAAATGATAAAGAAGTAACAATTACTTTATTAAATTCATTAAAAGATAACACTGAATATACATTAACAGTGAACGGTGTGAGTGATAACACTACGTTGAAAAACGTAATTTTACCTTATACAACAACTTTAAGTGTGAGTGATGTAACGCCACCAACATTAAGTACTGTTACACGTTTAAATGATAAACAACTTTATGTTGAATTTAGCGAAGCTATGGCAACAAGTGGTGATGGATCAGTAGTAGATTCTTCAAAATACACTATTACTGATACTAGTGTATCTCCAAACAAAACTCTTACACCAGCATCTTACAATGTAACTGGCGATGCAAAAGGGGTTATCCTTACTTTCAATGATAATTTACCAACAGCTGGTAATGTTTCATTTAAAGTTCAATTAGTAAAAGACGTTGCTGGAAATTATATAGCTAATCTAGTTGCTCCAGGAACTGTTATTACTAATACTGCTACAACAGTTGATAAAGTTACTGCAGTTGCAACAGATAAAGTAGAAGTAACATTTACTAAAGCTTTACAATCATTAAATCAAGGTGACTTCTCAGTAGAAGGTCATGAAATTGCTTACTCAGAATTATCTGCTAATGGTAAAAAGGCTACTTTCACATTAAAAACGAAATTACCTGAAGATGTTAAAAATTCTTCTGGTGATGAATTAAAACTTATTGTTACAGGTACACCTTCTTCTGTTGATATTTTAGGTGAAAAAATTGGTACAATTGGTGCTAAAGATATTACCGATGAAATTAGCGCAACTGTAAAAGCGATTGCAGCGGCTGATTTATCTGGAACTAAAATTAAAATTACTTTCAATGAAGCAATTAATATTGGAACATTAAGTGAAGTGAAATCTGACTTCGTTGTAGAAGACAATTTAGGAAATCCTCTTTCAATAACAGGCGTAGCTGTAAGTGGTACTGATAATGATGAACTGGTCCTTACTTTAAGTGGAGCGGTTATTGCTGCTACAATTTCAGCTAAAGATGTTCGCTTCGTTACTGACCGTGCAACAGATGCTAATACAATCGCTGATATTGAAGCTAGAACTGTTGAGTTAAATGGAGATCTTCTAGCACCAGTTATCTCTTCACCATCTTATACAGCTGGTGCAGTAGGTTCTAAACAGGCAGACATTTCAATAACATCTGATGAAGCTGGTACGGCTTACTACTTAGTAGTTGCTAGTGGTGCTGCAGCACCAACTGCAAGTACCGTAGTTGCTGGTGGTGTTAGTGAAGCTGTAGTTGCTGGGACAGCTAAAACTAAAACATTGACATTTGCTGCAGATGCAACAACTTATGATGTTTATGTGGTTGTAAAGGATGCTACTAATAATTTAAGTGCAGTTACTAAAGTTATTGTATCAACTCCGGCAGCACTGTAA